The proteins below come from a single Carassius carassius chromosome 11, fCarCar2.1, whole genome shotgun sequence genomic window:
- the slc4a3 gene encoding anion exchange protein 3 isoform X3 produces the protein MTDVGKEEDTSGGSDAETGKGCYGDQENPRGSFAVDGFEDFEEFVLDFDDYDLLESIHSQLGSQVEPIRHRFEDNPGVRRHLVKKSSRCQVPRTSNSSPPLSSLKIRKRMDKKTHEVFVELNELIVDKNQEMRWKETARWIKFEEDVEEETERWGKPHVASLSFRSLLELRRTITHGAIMLDLDQTTLPGIAHLLVETMIISDQIRAEDRANVLRALLLKHSHPNDEKEGLFHRNHSVNSLGGFRHNHNHVHDTSLPLVSQDHEEMHDSKAAEHDKEKSIHPVPAEGHAAARSMKLLTKIPKDAEATVVLVGCVEFLEKPTMAFVRLNEAVLLESVLEVPVPVRFIFVLLGPTQINMDYHEIGRSFSTLMSDKNFHEVAYFADDRQDLLNGINEFLDCSIVIPPSDVEGKDLLKTVASFQKQMLRKRRERELKKCGSTVTGAEQETKGGKLTEFVITCSSLSVLLMLTCSVYVVDVSTDEQEEEDQFDVDPLKRSGIPFGGLIHDIRRRYPRYISDLKDAMDTQCFAAVIFIYFAALSPTITFGGLLGEKTQGMMGVSELIISTATVGVLFSLLAGQPLLIIGFSGPLLVFEEAFYKFCQAQGFEYLTGRVWIGFWLIFIVLAIVAAEGSFLVRYISPFTQEIFAFLISLIFIFETFSKLIKVFQEHPLMKSYPSALVLPDPQGHSVIREAILNQPNTALLSLVLMIGTFFVAFFLRKFRNSRFLGGKARRIIGDFGIPISILISVLVDCTIPETYTQKLNVPSGFSVTSPDKRSWFVSPFGDKQPFPVWMMGASVIPALLVFILIFMETQITTLIVCKKERRLVKGSGFHLDLLLIVTLGAICPLFGLPWLTAATVRSVTHVNALTVMSKATAPGEKPMIQEVKEQRVTGMCVAILVGLSIVMTDVLRHIPLAVLFGIFLYMGITSLTGIQLYERITLMVTPAKHHPDHIYVTKVKTWRMNMFTIIQLLCIALLWVVKSTVASLAFPFILIMTVPLRRLILTRIFEERELAALDADEDSPNFDEDGRDEYNEIHMLV, from the exons gtcACCGTTTTGAGGACAATCCTGGGGTTAGGCGTCACCTCGTCAAGAAATCATCACGCTGTCAAGTACCACGAACCAGCAATAGCTCACCTCCTCTGTCCAGCCTGAAGATTAGGAAGAGGATGGACAAGAAAACTCATGAG GTCTTTGTGGAGCTCAATGAGCTAATAGTGGATAAGAACCAGGAGATGCGCTGGAAAGAGACGGCACGTTGGATCAAGTTTGAGGAAGACGTGGAGGAGGAGACAGAACGCTGGGGTAAACCACATGTGGCCTCGCTGTCCTTCCGTAGCCTGCTGGAGCTCCGCAGGACCATCACACATG GTGCCATAATGCTAGATCTGGATCAAACCACACTTCCTGGCATCGCCCACTTGCtggtggaaaccatgataatcTCAGACCAGATCAGAGCCGAAGACCGAGCCAATGTGCTGCGAGCCCTGCTGCTCAAACACAG TCACCCCAATGATGAGAAAGAAGGCCTTTTCCATCGGAACCACTCTGTCAACAGTCTGGGTGGGTTTCGTCACAACCACAATCATGTTCACGACACCAGCCTGCCCCTTGTATCCCAGGACCACGAGGAGATGCATGACAGCAAAGCGGCAGAACATGACAAAGAG AAAAGCATCCACCCTGTCCCAGCTGAGGGACACGCTGCCGCCAGATCTATGAAACTCCTGACAAAGATTCCCAAGGATGCCGAGGCCACTGTGGTCTTAGTGG GATGTGTGGAGTTCCTAGAGAAGCCCACGATGGCCTTTGTACGGCTGAACGAAGCCGTGCTGCTGGAGTCCGTTCTGGAAGTCCCCGTCCCAGTTCGGTTCATCTTTGTGCTGCTAGGCCCCACACAGATCAACATGGACTATCATGAGATTGGACGCTCCTTCTCCACCCTCATGTCTGATAAG AACTTCCACGAAGTCGCGTACTTCGCCGATGATCGACAGGACCTACTTAATGGCATCAACGAGTTCTTAGACTGCAGTATTGTAATTCCACCATCAGACGTTGAGGGAAAAGACCTGCTGAAGACCGTGGCCTCTTTCCAGAAGCAGATGCTTCGTAAGCGAAGGGAGAGGGAGCTTAAAAAATGCGGCAGTACTGTGACGGGAGCTGAGCAGGAGACCAAAGGTGGAAAACTTACtgaatttgtaataacatgttcaAGTTTGTCTGTTCTGTTAATGTTGACCTGTTCTGTTTATGTTGTAGATGTGAGTACGGATGAacaggaggaggaggatcagttTGATGTTGACCCTCTCAAGCGCTCTGGTATTCCCTTTGGAGGTCTGATCCATGATATCCGCCGCCGTTATCCACGCTACATAAGTGACCTGAAGGATGCCATGGACACACAATGTTTTGctgctgtcatttttatttactttgctGCTCTTTCACCCACTATCACCTTCGGAGGTTTATTAG GTGAGAAAACACAAGGCATGATGGGAGTCTCTGAGCTCATCATCTCCACAGCGACAGTGGGAGTGCTGTTCTCCCTGCTAGCAGGACAGCCTTTGCTCATAATTGGCTTCTCTGGACCACTTTTGGTCTTTGAGGAGGCTTTTTATAAG TTCTGCCAGGCGCAGGGCTTCGAATATCTCACGGGCCGAGTGTGGATCGGGTTCTGGCTCATCTTCATTGTCCTAGCGATCGTGGCAGCAGAGGGAAGCTTCCTTGTGCGCTACATCTCTCCATTCACCCAAGAGATCTTTGCGTTTCTCATCtctcttattttcatctttgaaaCCTTCTCTAAACTAATTAAG GTGTTTCAAGAGCACCCTCTGATGAAGAGCTACCCTTCGGCTCTTGTACTGCCTGACCCTCAGGGGCATAGTGTGATTAGGGAAGCCATCCTCAACCAGCCCAACACAGCCCTGCTGTCCTTAGTTCTCATGATAGGAACCTTCTTTGTGGCTTTCTTTCTGCGAAAATTTCGAAACAGCAGATTCCTTGGTGGAAAG GCAAGACGAATTATTGGTGATTTCGGGATTCCTATCTCTATACTCATCTCTGTGCTGGTGGACTGCACCATTCCTGAAACATACACACAG AAGCtgaatgtcccctctggtttctCGGTCACATCTCCGGACAAACGGAGTTGGTTTGTCAGTCCGTTTGGAGATAAACAGCCTTTCCCTGTTTGGATGATGGGGGCCTCAGTGATCCCGGCCCTGCTGGTTTTTATCCTCATATTCATGGAGACTCAAATCACCAC CTTGATAGTGTGCAAGAAGGAGCGACGTTTGGTCAAGGGTTCTGGTTTTCATCTCGACCTGCTTTTAATAGTGACTTTGGGAGCTATCTGCCCGCTCTTCGGTCTGCCCTGGCTGACTGCCGCCACTGTGCGCTCGGTGACTCACGTGAATGCACTGACAGTCATGAGCAAAGCCACTGCCCCTGGAGAAAAGCCCATGATCCAAGAAGTTAAAGAGCAGAGGGTGACAGGGATGTGTGTGGCTATCCTAGTgg GGTTGTCTATAGTGATGACGGATGTGCTGCGTCATATTCCTCTGGCTGTGCTGTTTGGGATATTTCTATACATGGGCATCACGTCTCTTACTGGTATCCAGCTTTATGAGCGAATCACACTCATGGTCACCCCGGCTAAACATCACCCGGACCACATCTATGTTACCAAG GTGAAGACATGGCGTATGAATATGTTCACCATCATTCAGTTGTTGTGTATCGCCCTGCTGTGGGTGGTGAAGTCGACTGTAGCCTCTCTGGCTTTTCCCTTCATCCTAATTATGACCGTACCTCTGCGTAGACTCATCCTGACCAGGATCTTTGAGGAGAGAGAGCTTGCAGCG TTGGATGCTGATGAGGATTCGCCGAATTTTGATGAAGATGGACGGGATGAATACAATGAGATCCACATGCTTGTCTAG